The following proteins are encoded in a genomic region of Drosophila willistoni isolate 14030-0811.24 chromosome 3R, UCI_dwil_1.1, whole genome shotgun sequence:
- the LOC6651567 gene encoding UDP-glycosyltransferase UGT5, whose protein sequence is MVCLLRSITFTLAMCVLLRLAQSSNILAIAAYTFPSPYLVWTPYLRALVERGHQVTMVSSVGVLDDIEGVRHIRLPQLDKTINGIMNAEISSDFLTNKWIESALGSAFLYNITYAILSDKDFQQFLTNKSEHVDLIVLEPLHTYALFSLSEYYDAPLVGLAPFGPHWITEYLLGNVSPSVYEPVSPMGYSHGTDFWSKWQNWWHITEEWLLEWIMFWPGQVELSKKFFGHPPPNGHGAFSLILINHHFSMGHVRSNVPNIIEVAGLHLSRPAAPLDAALQRFLDEAEFGVIYFSMGLEILSKWLPMNLQKPLLRVFAQLKQRVVWKYELETLPNKSDNIFISQTVPQRQLLAHPNVKLFITHGGLLGIIESICYGVPMLGLPVYFDQFKNMERMRRAGIAENLDTNSITEEQLTETIHKILEEPRYTDKAKQMSSHLADQPMSPLDSAVWWTDYVLRHKGAPHMRLDQESISFVRYYKIDTFALVISRFALIAIILILLCVILIKKLRGRLLR, encoded by the exons ATGGTCTGCCTCCTTAGGAGTATTACGTTTACTTTAGCTATGTGTGTTCTCCTACGGCTAGCCCAATCCTCCAATATACTGGCCATAGCCGCCTACACCTTCCCCTCGCCCTACCTAGTATGGACACCATATTTACGAGCACTTGTCGAGCGAGGCCATCAAGTGACAATGGTATCCAGTGTAGGGGTGCTTGATGACATTGAGGGAGTGAGGCATATACGCCTGCCACAGTTGGATAAAACAATTAATG GTATCATGAATGCCGAAATTTCCAGCGACTTCTTGACGAACAAATGGATAGAAAGTGCATTGGGCTCCGCCTTTTTGTACAACATCACCTATGCGATATTAAGTGACAAGGACTTTCAACAgtttttaacaaataaaagtgAACACGTTGACCTCATCGTCCTGGAGCCACTACACACGTACGCCCTCTTTAGtctttcggaatactatgatGCCCCGCTTGTGGGATTGGCTCCCTTTGGTCCACATTGGATTACTGAATATCTTTTGGGCAACGTCTCGCCCTCGGTTTACGAACCAGTCTCCCCAATGGGCTATTCCCATGGCACTGACTTTTGGAGCAAGTGGCAAAACTGGTGGCATATTACTGAAGAATGGCTTTTGGAGTGGATTATGTTTTGGCCCGGTCAGGTGGAGCTTTCCAAGAAATTCTTTGGTCATCCCCCGCCCAATGGTCATGGCGCATTTTCATTGATATTAATTAACCATCATTTCAGTATGGGTCATGTGAGATCGAATGTGCCAAACATTATTGAAGTAGCTGGGCTACATCTGAGTCGGCCAGCAGCCCCTTTGGATGCTGCCCTGCAACGTTTTCTCGACGAGGCCGAGTTTGGTGTCATCTACTTCTCAATGGGTTTGGAGATCCTATCAAAATGGCTACCCATGAATTTGCAAAAACCACTGTTAAGAGTATTCGCACAGCTCAAGCAGCGGGTTGTCTGGAAGTATGAGCTGGAAACATTACCAAATAAGTCAGACAATATCTTTATAAGTCAGACGGTGCCGCAGCGTCAGCTCCTGGCCCATCCCAACGTCAAGCTATTTATCACACACGGTGGCCTATTGGGGATCATAGAGTCGATATGTTATGGTGTTCCTATGCTGGGACTACCAGTGTACTTCGATCAGTTCAAGAATATGGAACGTATGCGAAGGGCAGGCATCGCTGAAAACTTAGACACCAACTCCATTACCGAAGAGCAACTAACTGAAACTATCCACAAGATATTAGAGGAACCACGATACACAGACAAGGCCAAGCAAATGTCCAGTCATTTAGCCGATCAACCAATGAGTCCACTGGATAGTGCTGTATGGTGGACCGATTATGTGCTGCGGCACAAGGGTGCACCACACATGCGACTGGACCAAGAGAGTATATCGTTTGTTCGATACTATAAAATCGATACTTTCGCTTTGGTAATCAGCCGATTTGCATTGATTGCAATAAttcttattttattatgtgtgattttaattaaaaaacttagAGGTAGGTTACTTAGATGA
- the LOC6650617 gene encoding esterase B1 isoform X1, which yields METELDGDDLPDLMLFLIGTTTTTQATATETTMATTATSKSSGSFDMRQILHKMTNSMSTTTEETTAWKTLTSHPNSLVQLLPSRAMRVVQEVVRSLRKEREIVASTTMGKVRGRYQKYRSGERGGYYSFKGMRYGAAPIGARRFRAAEPEKPWTGIRDASREGQSCPHKNMILDTFKGGEDCLFVNVFTTRMPSDDSNKVKLPVMVWLHGGGFSFGSGNSFLYGPDYLVAEDIVLVTLNYRLGPLGFLTAGPDAPGNQGLKDQVLALKWVRDNIAAFGGDPEQVTIFGESAGASSVQMLLLSPLAKGLFHRAISQSGSALNPWSMAQSSSQRAARLAANLGYVGANNTEEILDFLRRVPAMKLVEAAPTTLTAEDQRNNIGLPFVPVVEGYWNEESQLEGEFYEQPFLTEHPSEMYRKRNFNSEVAYMTGYNTHEAMLFIRRLRKNPQLLQIIENDFGRLVPHDLNVSDSHDRVTREIRNFYLGNKHVGIESVDEMIALLTDLMFLQGIRRTARNHAKYGSAPIYLYRFSFDGALGLYKRMLGIPRPGVCHGDELGYLFKFGFFNLSLDPKSMEVQVKNRMVRMWTNFAKYGSPTPDHLDDPNITTKWAPIDPSNVMNSLNYLDISATLAMKTNPEPERQRFWDQMYQHYNGAAM from the exons ATGGAAACGGAGCTTGATGGTGATGATTTGCCAGATTTGATGTTGTTTTTAATCGgtacaacgacaacaacacaaGCGACAGCAACAGAAACGACAATGGCAACAACTGCAACTAGCAAGTCTTCCGGGTCATTTGACATGCGCCAAATTCTTCATAAAATGACCAATTCTATGAGCACAACAACAGAG GAGACAACAGCATGGAAAACATTGACCTCACATCCAAATTCGTTGGTCCAGTTGCTGCCCTCGCGTGCCATGCGTGTGGTCCAGGAGGTGGTGCGATCTCTGCGG AAGGAACGTGAGATTGTGGCCAGCACAACAATGGGCAAGGTGCGTGGCCGTTATCAAAAGTATCGGTCAGGTGAAAGAGGTGGCTATTACAGTTTTAAGGGCATGCGATATGGAGCTGCCCCGATCGGGGCTAGAAG ATTCCGTGCTGCTGAACCCGAGAAGCCTTGGACAGGCATTCGAGATGCATCGCGGGAAGGTCAAAGTTGTCCCCACAAGAACATGATCTTGGACACATTCAAAGGAGGCGAAGACTGTCTATTTGTGAATGTTTTTACAACACGCATGCCCTCAGATGATAG CAATAAAGTCAAGCTTCCAGTGATGGTTTGGCTGCATGGAGGAGGTTTTTCGTTCGGCTCTGGCAATTCATTTCTCTACGGTCCCGATTATCTGGTGGCTGAGGATATTGTTTTGGTAACACTGAACTACAGATTGGGTCCATTGGGCTTCCTAACGGCTGGACCTGATGCTCCTGGCAATCAGGGTCTAAAGGATCAAGTGCTGGCCCTCAAATGGGTACGGGATAATATAGCTGCATTTGGCGGTGACCCCGAGCAAGTGACAATTTTCGGTGAATCCGCTGGCGCCTCGTCTGTGCAGATGCTCTTACTTTCCCCGCTGGCCAAGGGCCTCTTTCATCGTGCCATCTCGCAGAGCGGTTCAGCTCTGAATCCCTGGTCAATGGCACAAAGCTCTAGTCAAAGAGCGGCACGTCTAGCAGCCAATTTGGGCTATGTGGGTGCCAATAACACCGAGGAGATCTTAGACTTCCTGCGACGAGTTCCAGCTATGAAACTGGTGGAGGCAGCACCCACGACTCTAACTGCAGAGGATCAGCGTAATAATATTGGCCTGCCCTTTGTTCCCGTTGTGGAGGGCTATTGGAATGAGGAATCACAATTGGAAGGAGAATTCTATGAGCAGCCCTTCCTTACCGAACATCCAAGTGAAATGTATCGCAAACGCAACTTTAACAGCGAAGTGGCATATATGACGGGCTACAACACTCACGAGGCCATGTTGTTTATAAGGA GACTTCGCAAGAATCCCCAGCTATTGCAGATAATTGAGAATGACTTTGGACGTCTGGTGCCACATGATCTGAATGTTTCCGATTCCCATGATCGGGTTACCCGAGAGATCCGCAACTTTTATCTGGGCAACAAGCATGTGGGCATTGAGTCCGTTGATGAAATGATAGCG TTACTCACCGATCTCATGTTCCTGCAAGGAATTCGACGCACTGCTCGAAACCATGCCAAGTATGGCAGTGCTCCCATCTATTTGTATCGTTTCTCCTTCGATGGTGCCTTGGGCCTGTACAAACGCATGCTGGGCATACCACGACCGGGTGTTTGCCATGGCGATGAGCTGGGATATCTCTTTAAGTTCggatttttcaatttaagtcTGGATCCAAAGTCCATGGAGGTACAGGTCAAGAATCGCATGGTCCGCATGTGGACCAATTTTGCCAAATATGG TTCGCCAACGCCTGATCATTTAGATGATCCGAATATAACAACTAAATGGGCACCTATCGATCCGAGCAACGTAATGAATAGTCTCAACTATTTGGATATATCCGCCACTTTGGCCATGAAGACAAATCCCGAACCGGAGCGGCAAAGGTTTTGGGATCAAATGTATCAGCACTATAATGGTGCGGCTATGTAG
- the LOC6650617 gene encoding esterase B1 isoform X2 — protein MILKRLPSRRSPQLMLLLPLLSIVILIQCNGSSSIAIAPSTFGTAIARAGKISNTLKETTAWKTLTSHPNSLVQLLPSRAMRVVQEVVRSLRKEREIVASTTMGKVRGRYQKYRSGERGGYYSFKGMRYGAAPIGARRFRAAEPEKPWTGIRDASREGQSCPHKNMILDTFKGGEDCLFVNVFTTRMPSDDSNKVKLPVMVWLHGGGFSFGSGNSFLYGPDYLVAEDIVLVTLNYRLGPLGFLTAGPDAPGNQGLKDQVLALKWVRDNIAAFGGDPEQVTIFGESAGASSVQMLLLSPLAKGLFHRAISQSGSALNPWSMAQSSSQRAARLAANLGYVGANNTEEILDFLRRVPAMKLVEAAPTTLTAEDQRNNIGLPFVPVVEGYWNEESQLEGEFYEQPFLTEHPSEMYRKRNFNSEVAYMTGYNTHEAMLFIRRLRKNPQLLQIIENDFGRLVPHDLNVSDSHDRVTREIRNFYLGNKHVGIESVDEMIALLTDLMFLQGIRRTARNHAKYGSAPIYLYRFSFDGALGLYKRMLGIPRPGVCHGDELGYLFKFGFFNLSLDPKSMEVQVKNRMVRMWTNFAKYGSPTPDHLDDPNITTKWAPIDPSNVMNSLNYLDISATLAMKTNPEPERQRFWDQMYQHYNGAAM, from the exons ATGATACTTAAACGACTGCCATCAAGACGAAGCCCTCAGCTGATGCTGTTACTCCCGCTGCTATCAATTGTGATTTTAATCCAATGCAATGGTTCATCTTCAATTGCCATTGCGCCGTCAACCTTTGGAACAGCCATTGCACGGGCTGGCAAGATTTCCAATACACTCAAG GAGACAACAGCATGGAAAACATTGACCTCACATCCAAATTCGTTGGTCCAGTTGCTGCCCTCGCGTGCCATGCGTGTGGTCCAGGAGGTGGTGCGATCTCTGCGG AAGGAACGTGAGATTGTGGCCAGCACAACAATGGGCAAGGTGCGTGGCCGTTATCAAAAGTATCGGTCAGGTGAAAGAGGTGGCTATTACAGTTTTAAGGGCATGCGATATGGAGCTGCCCCGATCGGGGCTAGAAG ATTCCGTGCTGCTGAACCCGAGAAGCCTTGGACAGGCATTCGAGATGCATCGCGGGAAGGTCAAAGTTGTCCCCACAAGAACATGATCTTGGACACATTCAAAGGAGGCGAAGACTGTCTATTTGTGAATGTTTTTACAACACGCATGCCCTCAGATGATAG CAATAAAGTCAAGCTTCCAGTGATGGTTTGGCTGCATGGAGGAGGTTTTTCGTTCGGCTCTGGCAATTCATTTCTCTACGGTCCCGATTATCTGGTGGCTGAGGATATTGTTTTGGTAACACTGAACTACAGATTGGGTCCATTGGGCTTCCTAACGGCTGGACCTGATGCTCCTGGCAATCAGGGTCTAAAGGATCAAGTGCTGGCCCTCAAATGGGTACGGGATAATATAGCTGCATTTGGCGGTGACCCCGAGCAAGTGACAATTTTCGGTGAATCCGCTGGCGCCTCGTCTGTGCAGATGCTCTTACTTTCCCCGCTGGCCAAGGGCCTCTTTCATCGTGCCATCTCGCAGAGCGGTTCAGCTCTGAATCCCTGGTCAATGGCACAAAGCTCTAGTCAAAGAGCGGCACGTCTAGCAGCCAATTTGGGCTATGTGGGTGCCAATAACACCGAGGAGATCTTAGACTTCCTGCGACGAGTTCCAGCTATGAAACTGGTGGAGGCAGCACCCACGACTCTAACTGCAGAGGATCAGCGTAATAATATTGGCCTGCCCTTTGTTCCCGTTGTGGAGGGCTATTGGAATGAGGAATCACAATTGGAAGGAGAATTCTATGAGCAGCCCTTCCTTACCGAACATCCAAGTGAAATGTATCGCAAACGCAACTTTAACAGCGAAGTGGCATATATGACGGGCTACAACACTCACGAGGCCATGTTGTTTATAAGGA GACTTCGCAAGAATCCCCAGCTATTGCAGATAATTGAGAATGACTTTGGACGTCTGGTGCCACATGATCTGAATGTTTCCGATTCCCATGATCGGGTTACCCGAGAGATCCGCAACTTTTATCTGGGCAACAAGCATGTGGGCATTGAGTCCGTTGATGAAATGATAGCG TTACTCACCGATCTCATGTTCCTGCAAGGAATTCGACGCACTGCTCGAAACCATGCCAAGTATGGCAGTGCTCCCATCTATTTGTATCGTTTCTCCTTCGATGGTGCCTTGGGCCTGTACAAACGCATGCTGGGCATACCACGACCGGGTGTTTGCCATGGCGATGAGCTGGGATATCTCTTTAAGTTCggatttttcaatttaagtcTGGATCCAAAGTCCATGGAGGTACAGGTCAAGAATCGCATGGTCCGCATGTGGACCAATTTTGCCAAATATGG TTCGCCAACGCCTGATCATTTAGATGATCCGAATATAACAACTAAATGGGCACCTATCGATCCGAGCAACGTAATGAATAGTCTCAACTATTTGGATATATCCGCCACTTTGGCCATGAAGACAAATCCCGAACCGGAGCGGCAAAGGTTTTGGGATCAAATGTATCAGCACTATAATGGTGCGGCTATGTAG
- the LOC6651571 gene encoding uncharacterized protein LOC6651571 → MSFNSTLYFTAVEEMFQDMLQLEEAESENHSKNELESYNLTPKRTVRIRQQNLFGRDSSDFVIYRRSPKRLLNGLPAHNPGQSLETCKDLQGLELLRLRKERSENEQKQKLQRHLNIRI, encoded by the coding sequence ATGTCCTTCAATTCGACACTTTATTTCACAGCCGTTGAGGAAATGTTCCAGGATATGCTCCAGCTGGAAGAAGCAGAAAGTGAAAACCATTCTAAGAACGAGCTCGAATCATACAATCTAACGCCTAAGCGCACGGTACGGATACGTCAACAGAATTTATTCGGCAGGGATTCCTCTGATTTTGTCATCTATCGTCGGTCGCCCAAGAGGCTTCTGAACGGCTTGCCAGCTCACAACCCAGGACAATCGTTGGAAACTTGTAAGGATTTGCAGGGCCTCGAACTGTTGAGATTGCGAAAGGAAAGATCGGAGAATGAACAGAAGCAAAAATTGCAGCGTCATCTAAacattagaatttaa